Proteins encoded in a region of the Haloarcula sp. CBA1129 genome:
- a CDS encoding ParA family protein, translating to MMNRQSETGPARFCVTNAKGGTGKTTVAINVAGALNDRGRDVLFIDLDPQGNATEGVGLVEAYDADPPTLFDALTGDPSVLGELICEGEEMDVIPSSIDMLQAEHELTIADLIARVNTQGGDIDQAALASFAINVTPEMVTGAHALDTLDRALSTLDAEYDYVIIDCPPFYGKLTDTGMYAAQNVLIPALTEATSERAIELLMDQMAAMERQTDASINTLGVVANRVETTSEDKTMLEWFNMAFPDSPVWEVRKRVALQRAFSAGRSIFATEESCDMAAVFEDIAAELDEQFGFTDTEVPA from the coding sequence GGTCCAGCCCGCTTCTGTGTAACCAACGCGAAAGGTGGGACCGGAAAGACGACAGTTGCTATCAACGTAGCCGGTGCACTGAACGACCGCGGCCGGGACGTCCTCTTTATCGACCTCGACCCACAGGGCAACGCCACGGAAGGCGTCGGCCTCGTCGAGGCGTACGACGCCGACCCGCCGACGCTGTTCGATGCACTGACCGGCGACCCATCGGTGCTGGGTGAGCTAATCTGTGAGGGCGAGGAGATGGACGTGATCCCCTCCAGCATCGACATGCTTCAGGCCGAGCACGAACTGACCATCGCGGACCTCATCGCCCGGGTCAACACCCAAGGCGGGGATATCGATCAGGCCGCGCTGGCCTCGTTCGCGATCAACGTCACGCCGGAGATGGTCACGGGGGCACACGCGCTCGATACGCTCGACCGGGCGCTGTCGACGCTCGATGCCGAGTACGACTACGTTATCATCGACTGCCCGCCGTTCTACGGGAAGCTGACTGACACCGGGATGTACGCCGCACAGAACGTCCTCATTCCCGCACTGACAGAAGCCACCTCCGAGCGGGCCATCGAACTGCTGATGGACCAGATGGCCGCGATGGAGCGCCAGACCGACGCGTCGATCAACACGCTCGGCGTCGTCGCCAACCGCGTCGAGACCACGTCCGAAGACAAGACGATGCTTGAATGGTTCAACATGGCGTTCCCGGACAGCCCCGTCTGGGAGGTCCGCAAACGAGTGGCGCTTCAGCGCGCGTTCAGCGCCGGCCGGTCTATTTTCGCGACCGAGGAATCGTGTGACATGGCGGCTGTCTTCGAGGACATCGCCGCTGAACTCGACGAGCAGTTCGGCTTTACCGACACAGAGGTACCAGCATGA